Proteins encoded together in one Temnothorax longispinosus isolate EJ_2023e chromosome 5, Tlon_JGU_v1, whole genome shotgun sequence window:
- the LOC139812936 gene encoding putative ATP-dependent RNA helicase rha-2 isoform X2, with translation MGTTIDGYRASVDGVKWFAYFFLEGQVYPKLKRFVPSLLTTPGSITKSWARLIPRTQAIVQTLQSQGVVSKYKLLEIWGLDEKSYKKWLPESAHAEVAQI, from the exons ATGGGGACTACCATCGATGGATATAGAGCATCTGTGGACGGTGTAAAGTGGTTCGCGTATTTCTTCTTGGAGGGTCAAGTGTACCCTAAGCTGAAACGATTTGTTCCGTCGTTGCTGACGACACCTGGGAGCATCACCAAGTCATGGGCCAG GTTGATACCACGCACTCAAGCAATAGTACAAACGTTGCAGTCGCAGGGAGTTGTGTCCAAATATAAACTGCTAGAAATCTGGGGTTTGGATGAAAAAt CTTACAAGAAGTGGCTGCCGGAATCCGCGCACGCAGAAGTGGCACAGATATGA
- the LOC139812936 gene encoding probable ATP-dependent RNA helicase DHX37 isoform X1, with protein sequence MGTTIDGYRASVDGVKWFAYFFLEGQVYPKLKRFVPSLLTTPGSITKSWARLIPRTQAIVQTLQSQGVVSKYKLLEIWGLDEKFLLSAYKKWLPESAHAEVAQI encoded by the exons ATGGGGACTACCATCGATGGATATAGAGCATCTGTGGACGGTGTAAAGTGGTTCGCGTATTTCTTCTTGGAGGGTCAAGTGTACCCTAAGCTGAAACGATTTGTTCCGTCGTTGCTGACGACACCTGGGAGCATCACCAAGTCATGGGCCAG GTTGATACCACGCACTCAAGCAATAGTACAAACGTTGCAGTCGCAGGGAGTTGTGTCCAAATATAAACTGCTAGAAATCTGGGGTTTGGATGAAAAAt ttctgTTGTCAGCTTACAAGAAGTGGCTGCCGGAATCCGCGCACGCAGAAGTGGCACAGATATGA
- the LOC139812936 gene encoding putative ATP-dependent RNA helicase rha-2 isoform X3: MGTTIDGYRASVDGVKWFAYFFLEGQVYPKLKRFVPSLLTTPGSITKSWARLIPRTQAIVQTLQSQGVVSKYKLLEIWGLDEKWASMRSPVRTQFT, translated from the exons ATGGGGACTACCATCGATGGATATAGAGCATCTGTGGACGGTGTAAAGTGGTTCGCGTATTTCTTCTTGGAGGGTCAAGTGTACCCTAAGCTGAAACGATTTGTTCCGTCGTTGCTGACGACACCTGGGAGCATCACCAAGTCATGGGCCAG GTTGATACCACGCACTCAAGCAATAGTACAAACGTTGCAGTCGCAGGGAGTTGTGTCCAAATATAAACTGCTAGAAATCTGGGGTTTGGATGAAAAAt GGGCTTCTATGAGGTCaccagtgcgcactcagtTCACATGA
- the LOC139812935 gene encoding putative nuclease HARBI1 isoform X1: MCPETCEQLIDGFQQSSDFFPKNEMHGGRSAVSAEKHILSFLWFAGNKSSMRDVADRFDTAISTCETILSRVMNYLLSIAKDVIKFPNNDEEKDELAYRFLKISGFPNVLGCIDGSYINIRTPKYKIRSTYANRHEKTSLVLQGICDDKKKFIDAFTGVAGKLHDSKTFTLSFISKNISGICQNGKYHLLGDSAYPIREYLLTPYKDYGNLIRSQRIYNKKLCGTRVLIENAFGLLKSRFRQLIELQFHDVKKMSKFIMACCVLHNLCIDLKDSFYIELINMGIMMKYLISMIPKFWEK, encoded by the exons ATGTGTCCAGAAACATGTGAGCAATTAATAGATGGTTTTCAGCAATCATCAGATTTCTTTCCAAAAAATGAAATGCATGGTGGTAGATCAGCAGTTTCTGCTGAAAAgcatattttatcttttttgtg gttTGCAGGAAACAAATCATCGATGCGAGACGTAGCAGATCGATTCGATACAGCTATTTCAACCTGCGAAACGATTTTATCAAGGGTTATGAATTATCTTTTAAGCATAGCGAAAGATGTTATAAAGTTTCCTAATAATgacgaagaaaaagatgagCTGGCTTATCGTTTTTTAAAG atatcaGGTTTTCCAAATGTATTAGGATGTATTGATGGATCGTATATAAACATTCGAACTCCtaagtataaaataagatcTACTTACGCTAATCGACATGAAAAAACGAGTCTTGTATTACAAGGAATTTGTGATgataagaagaaatttattgaCGCCTTCACTGGAGTGGCTGGCAAACTTCACGATAGCAAGACATTCACATTATCCTTCATAAGCAAAAATATTAGTGGTATATGTCAAAATGGAAAGTATCACTTGTTAGGCGATAGTGCTTACCCAATAAGGGAATATCTTTTAACACCTTATAAAGATTATGGAAATCTTATTCGATCACaaagaatatataacaaaaagcTTTGTGGAACTAGAGTGCTTATCGAAAATGCATTTGGCTTGTTAAAGTCGCGATTTCGTCAGCTAATAGAATTACAATTTCACGATgtcaaaaaaatgtcaaaatttataatggcATGTTGCGTATTGCATAATTTGTGTATTGATTTGAAGGATTCATTCTACatagaattaataaacatgggaataatgatgaaatatttaatatcaatgatCCCCAAGTTTTGGGAGAAATAG
- the LOC139812935 gene encoding putative nuclease HARBI1 isoform X3 — MRDVADRFDTAISTCETILSRVMNYLLSIAKDVIKFPNNDEEKDELAYRFLKISGFPNVLGCIDGSYINIRTPKYKIRSTYANRHEKTSLVLQGICDDKKKFIDAFTGVAGKLHDSKTFTLSFISKNISGICQNGKYHLLGDSAYPIREYLLTPYKDYGNLIRSQRIYNKKLCGTRVLIENAFGLLKSRFRQLIELQFHDVKKMSKFIMACCVLHNLCIDLKDSFYIELINMGIMMKYLISMIPKFWEK; from the exons ATGCGAGACGTAGCAGATCGATTCGATACAGCTATTTCAACCTGCGAAACGATTTTATCAAGGGTTATGAATTATCTTTTAAGCATAGCGAAAGATGTTATAAAGTTTCCTAATAATgacgaagaaaaagatgagCTGGCTTATCGTTTTTTAAAG atatcaGGTTTTCCAAATGTATTAGGATGTATTGATGGATCGTATATAAACATTCGAACTCCtaagtataaaataagatcTACTTACGCTAATCGACATGAAAAAACGAGTCTTGTATTACAAGGAATTTGTGATgataagaagaaatttattgaCGCCTTCACTGGAGTGGCTGGCAAACTTCACGATAGCAAGACATTCACATTATCCTTCATAAGCAAAAATATTAGTGGTATATGTCAAAATGGAAAGTATCACTTGTTAGGCGATAGTGCTTACCCAATAAGGGAATATCTTTTAACACCTTATAAAGATTATGGAAATCTTATTCGATCACaaagaatatataacaaaaagcTTTGTGGAACTAGAGTGCTTATCGAAAATGCATTTGGCTTGTTAAAGTCGCGATTTCGTCAGCTAATAGAATTACAATTTCACGATgtcaaaaaaatgtcaaaatttataatggcATGTTGCGTATTGCATAATTTGTGTATTGATTTGAAGGATTCATTCTACatagaattaataaacatgggaataatgatgaaatatttaatatcaatgatCCCCAAGTTTTGGGAGAAATAG
- the LOC139812935 gene encoding putative nuclease HARBI1 isoform X2: MVFSNHQISFQKMKCMVVDQQFLLKSIFYLFCGNKSSMRDVADRFDTAISTCETILSRVMNYLLSIAKDVIKFPNNDEEKDELAYRFLKISGFPNVLGCIDGSYINIRTPKYKIRSTYANRHEKTSLVLQGICDDKKKFIDAFTGVAGKLHDSKTFTLSFISKNISGICQNGKYHLLGDSAYPIREYLLTPYKDYGNLIRSQRIYNKKLCGTRVLIENAFGLLKSRFRQLIELQFHDVKKMSKFIMACCVLHNLCIDLKDSFYIELINMGIMMKYLISMIPKFWEK, from the exons ATGGTTTTCAGCAATCATCAGATTTCTTTCCAAAAAATGAAATGCATGGTGGTAGATCAGCAGTTTCTGCTGAAAAgcatattttatcttttttgtg GAAACAAATCATCGATGCGAGACGTAGCAGATCGATTCGATACAGCTATTTCAACCTGCGAAACGATTTTATCAAGGGTTATGAATTATCTTTTAAGCATAGCGAAAGATGTTATAAAGTTTCCTAATAATgacgaagaaaaagatgagCTGGCTTATCGTTTTTTAAAG atatcaGGTTTTCCAAATGTATTAGGATGTATTGATGGATCGTATATAAACATTCGAACTCCtaagtataaaataagatcTACTTACGCTAATCGACATGAAAAAACGAGTCTTGTATTACAAGGAATTTGTGATgataagaagaaatttattgaCGCCTTCACTGGAGTGGCTGGCAAACTTCACGATAGCAAGACATTCACATTATCCTTCATAAGCAAAAATATTAGTGGTATATGTCAAAATGGAAAGTATCACTTGTTAGGCGATAGTGCTTACCCAATAAGGGAATATCTTTTAACACCTTATAAAGATTATGGAAATCTTATTCGATCACaaagaatatataacaaaaagcTTTGTGGAACTAGAGTGCTTATCGAAAATGCATTTGGCTTGTTAAAGTCGCGATTTCGTCAGCTAATAGAATTACAATTTCACGATgtcaaaaaaatgtcaaaatttataatggcATGTTGCGTATTGCATAATTTGTGTATTGATTTGAAGGATTCATTCTACatagaattaataaacatgggaataatgatgaaatatttaatatcaatgatCCCCAAGTTTTGGGAGAAATAG